One region of Quercus lobata isolate SW786 chromosome 2, ValleyOak3.0 Primary Assembly, whole genome shotgun sequence genomic DNA includes:
- the LOC115975527 gene encoding peroxidase 12: MAASFTSSCSFPLFMLLISSLLLLGSFVSASEKQYAASAPVNKGLSWAFYESSCPDLESIVRKQLKKIFKKDIGQAAGLLRLHFHDCFVQGCDASVLLDGSASGPSEQDAPPNLTLRAKAFEIIEDLRELIHKECGSIVSCADIVALAARDSVVLSGGPEYSVPLGRRDGQSFATQDVTKDLLPAPTSDASTLIEKLATNQKLDATDLVALSGGHTIGLGHCSSFDERLYPTQDPTMAKTFANDLKEVCPKPDTNATTVLDKRSPNKFDNKYYVDLMNREGLFTSDQDLYTDSRTKGIVESFALDEELFFEQFAKSMIKMGQLSVLTGKKGEIRADCSVRNSDNAKLKTVVEEDVDVEAHSEL, from the exons ATGGCTGCTAGTTTtacttcttcttgttcttttcccTTGTTCATGCTTTTGATCTCTTCTCTTTTATTACTGGGTTCCTTTGTTTCTGCCTCAGAGAAACAATACGCTGCCTCTGCCCCTGTAAACAAAGGACTGTCATGGGCGTTCTACGAATCAAGCTGCCCTGACCTTGAATCAATTGTCAGAAAACAGCTTAAGAAGATCTTCAAGAAAGACATTGGCCAAGCCGCTGGCTTACTGCGTCTTCATTTCCATGACTGCTTTGTTCAG GGATGTGATGCTTCGGTGTTGCTTGATGGATCAGCCAGTGGTCCAAGTGAGCAGGACGCACCTCCAAACCTGACTTTAAGGGCTAAGGCATTTGAGATCATTGAGGATCTACGTGAGCTTATCCACAAGGAGTGCGGAAGTATCGTCTCTTGTGCTGACATAGTTGCTCTCGCTGCTCGTGACTCTGTTGTCCtg TCAGGAGGCCCTGAATACAGTGTGCCATTAGGAAGGCGGGACGGACAAAGCTTTGCTACACAAGACGTAACAAAGGACCTCCTACCCGCACCCACAAGTGACGCTAGTACCCTTATTGAAAAACTGGCCACCAATCAAAAACTTGATGCCACCGATTTGGTAGCCCTCTCTGGTGGCCACACCATTGGTCTTGGCCACTGCAGTTCTTTCGACGAGCGGCTCTACCCAACCCAAGACCCTACTATGGCCAAAACATTCGCCAATGACCTCAAAGAAGTATGTCCCAAACCAGATACCAATGCCACCACCGTCTTGGACAAGCGGTCTcctaataaatttgataataagTACTATGTTGACCTCATGAATCGCGAAGGACTATTCACTTCAGACCAAGACTTGTACACGGATAGCAGGACTAAGGGCATTGTTGAAAGCTTTGCTCTTGATGAGGAGCTTTTCTTTGAGCAGTTTGCAAAATCCATGATCAAAATGGGACAACTGAGTGTGTTGACAGGCAAAAAAGGAGAAATTCGGGCAGATTGCTCTGTGAGGAACTCTGATAATGCAAAACTGAAAACCGTGGTGGAAGAGGATGTGGACGTGGAAGCTCATTCTGAGTTGTAA